One bacterium genomic window, CGGTTACTATGGCAACGCGGGCTATCGCGATCTGCATTACGAGGCGGAATCATTCGTCTGGCAGGGGCCGGGGACCTTCACGCCCTACATCCCGCGGACGCTCGCGGATATGGTTGCGGACATCTGCGGCGTCCCCGAATCAGGTGGCATTACGGAAGACTATGGCGTCTATACCGAACAGCTTGCGGGAGCGATCGTGAGGGTAGCTCAAGCGCACGGCTACAAGGGCTTTCATTGCTATATCTACCAGGACGAGCGGGACTACAGCATATACAAGGACAAGATCGACGAGGGGGACCCGTCCGTCTTTGCCATAACCAAGATGGACCCCGGTGCCTATGACCAGCATGCTATCATGGGCTGCGGATACAACTACACCAATCCCGAAGCGGGTCATCTTGCAGTTGTTTACGACACGTGGGTTACAAAGCAGCGCACTGCGGCGCAGGAGTACTTCATCACCTACAAGCTCCTGACAGTTTATAGCCCTCTTGTGGCCGAGCAGGACCTAGACCTCTCCGCTGAGAGCTACGACTTTGGCGATGTCAATCTCGGATGCACCAGAGACTGGGTGCTTCGGGTGAGCAACATCGGTGCGCTGCCGCTGCTTGTCAACCAATTGACCTGCGACAAGCCCAGCTTCTACGTTACTACGCCTTCGTTTCCGCGAACGATTCCGGCTGGCGAGAACCTGTTTGTGAACATCAGGTTCAAGCCAATTAGTAGCGGCCTTGTCTCGGGCACGATGACCGTCGAGACGAACGATCCAGACCCCAATGAGGAGTTCTGCAAGGTCGCTCTCAAAGGTCGAGGGGTAAGAAACAACGCGCCGGTGGTCAAGTGTGCGGGCTTTGTGGGCGAGCACCTTTCCCCTGGAGAGTCTGGTTACGTAGCGGTTCAGGCGGAGGTCTATGACGCCGACGGCGCCTCAGACATAACCTCAGTTCTCGCATTTGTGAGCACGTTTGAGCAGGGGCAGATCAGCTCGCTCGCGCTCTTCGATGACGGTCAGCACAACGACAACGGCGACGGCGACGGTCTTTACGGCAACCAGTTCTATGTAGATTCAGCCCCGGCTGGGGTTTACGTCTTCGAGATCATGGCGGAAGATGCCCAGAGCGCCTCGAGCAACGTCTGGCCCTACATGAGGATCGATGGTCCCCCAGCGCTCTCAGCCAATGCCGTCCTTTGGGGCGTGTATCCCGGGATGGGCGCCTCGGGCGATCCGATGAGCTCTGTCATCATCAGGGCTGGCTTCGACACTACTTCAATCACACAAGAGGGCGGCGGAAGCCTGGTCTGCATCGCCGACGTCGATGATTTCCTGGACAGTTCGAGCATCGATCGGGTGGAGCTTCGCTTCATGGGCGGCAGCGTTTTAGCTTTGCATGACGACGGTCAGGGCGACGACGAGGTGGCCGGGGACATGCGCTACACTGGGAGCATGGTCCTCACGCCGGGGTATCCGGCGGGCGATTACCTGCTTTCGATAGTCGCCATCAACGACGCCGGACGGGAGAGCGTTCCCTTCCCGTTCTACGTTGTCCGGTGAGCGGCCTTCAAGCCCGCCTTGATGTCAATGTAACCCTGGCCGCGAAACCGTCAACGAGAGCGATGACATTTTGGAGTGCGGCGGCTTGACGCCGCTTTCTCTTGCGGTGGCTCGACACCGCATTACAATGGATTGATGTTCTTACCTTACAAGAGCCGATGCCGACAATGAGAGGCGATCAATCATCGGCAACGCCGCGTCAAGCCGCGGCGAGTCAGAGCGGCGTCAAGCCGCCGCACTCCAAAAACGAGTATTGAACCCCGACGGTGCGCACGGTATTCTGGGATAGTCGAAACGTGCAAATTTAAGCATATTGCATATTGGGAGGGAAAGATGAAGGGGTTGTTTGGCCCTGTTTGGATGTGTTGGTTGCTTCTTTCTTTATCAGCCTTTGGTGTATATGCCGCTGAGTATCACGTCAACTGGGATGGGACGGGCGATTTCACGCGCATTCAGGATGCCATTGATGCAGCCGTGGATGGCGACACAATAGTCGTGGATCCCGGGACCTACTATGAGAACGTCCGTTTTGATGGCAAGAACATAGCCCTGCGTTCCCTCGACCCCCAGGATGAACAGGTCGTCGCCTCGACGATCATTGACGGTCGCTGGGCCAGCAGCGTGGTTACATTTGCGGGCACGGAGGATGAGACGTGCGTGCTCTCCGGGTTCACGATCACCAGAGGCAATAGCGCTTCCGGCTACGGCGGCGGAATTCTAGGTGGGGACACGTGGCCCGATCCGGCTTACACTCGTGCCGAGATCAGCAACTGCACGATCAGCGGCAACTCGTACGGCGGGCTTACCGCGTGCAACGGCCCGATCAGCAACTGCACGATCAGCGCCAACAGCGGCGCGTACGCCGGCGGGCTTTACGACTGCGACGGGACGATCAGCAACTGCACGATCAGCGGCAACCCGGCCGGCGGGCTCGAATATTGCGACGGGACGATCACCAACTGCATCGTCTGGGGCAACGAGGCGGACTACGCCGGCGGCGGGCTTTACGACTGCGACGGGACGATCAGCAACTGCACGATCAGCGGCAACACTGCGAAGTGGGCCGGCGGCGGGCTGATCTATTGCGACGGGACGATCACCAACTGCACAATTAGCGCCAACTCGGCGGCGGGCTGCGGCGGCGGGCTCTGCTACTGCTACGGGACGATCACCAACTGCATCGTCTGGGGCAACGAGGCGCCGGAGGGCCCCGAGCTTTTTGACTGTGATGCAGCGATAACCTATTCCTGCATTCGGGGCTGGACCGGCGGGGGCGAGGGCAACATCTCGGAGGACCCGCTCTTCGCCACAGGGCCGCTCGGGGACTATTATCTATCCTGCCGGGAGGCGGGGCAGGCTGCCGACAGCCCTTGCATTGATGCGGGGAGTGACACAGCTGAGACCCTGGGCCTCGACAAGTTCACGACGAGGACAGATGGCGTCCCAGACACCGGAATAGTTGATATGGGCTACCACTACCTGTTGACGTTCGATCAGAACCCACAGATCGAGTGCTCGCTCAACTCCAGCCAGTTTGCCCCGGGCGATGCCCTTGTCGGGTTCATCGAGGCGCATAATCCGGGTCCAGATGTCTCGGTTGACGCCTACGTCGCGTTCGTTCTGCCCGACGGTGCGATAATGTCGCTCACCAGCGGCGGCCTCGCGATTGGGAGATACCCCTGGATCTCTAATGTGGTTCTGCCGAGCGGGTTTGATTTCGGGCCGACCGAGGTCCTCCAGATAACGGTGCCGAAAAGCCCCGGAGGCTATCTGTTCGCCGCCGCGCTGGCCCCGCCGGGCCAGATTGAGTTCATAGGCGAGCCGAGCCTATTCCCGTTCACTATCACCGACTGATCGCCGAACGAGAGCGCTCCTCTCCTCAGTATCCCTATCGGGGCTTATTCGCCTCGGATACCAGCGGTGGGGTCCGCGGTTGCCCGGTACGTCAGAGTCAATTGTTATAGCTACAAACAGTTGTCCAAAACTCATACAGAAGGAGCATAGCGATGGACGTTCTGATAAAGGAGCTGCACGAGCGAGTAAAGCAAGAGAGCGCTTTCGTTGACGACATTTTGGGCGAGATTCGGAAGGTAATTGTCGGGCAGGAGCTGATCATAAATCGGCTTTTGATTGGGCTTCTGGCTGACGGGCACATTCTTTTAGAGGGCGTGCCCGGCCTGGCCAAGACGCTGTCGGTGAAATCGCTTGCGGGGACGATAAGCGCCGGGTTTCAGAGGATCCAGTTCACGCCAGACCTTCTGCCGGCCGACCTTATCGGCACGATGGTCTATAACCAGAAGAGCGGCGAGTTTGCGCCTCATAAAGGCCCGATCTTTTCCAATATCATATTGGCCGACGAGATCAACCGTGCTCCAGCGAAGGTCCAGAGTGCGCTATTGGAGGCGATGCAGGAGCGACAGGTAACGATCAGCAAGGAGACATATCTGCTGGAGGAGCCGTTCTTGGTGCTCGCCACACAGAACCCGATCGAGCAGGAGGGCACGTATCCGCTGCCCGAGGCGCAGGTGGATAGGTTCATGCTGAAGGTGCTTATCACGTACCCCAGCAAACAGGAGGAGCGGGCAATAGTGGACCTGATGACGACGGGCGAGAAGCCCAGCGTGAGGCCGGTGGTTGAGCCCAGGCAGATACTCGAGGCGCGAAAGCTCGTCAACGAGATATACATGGAAGACAAGCTGAAGGACTACATCGTAGAAATAGTCTTCGCAACGCGCTTTCCTGGCCGATACGGCCTGCACGATCTCACATCGCTGATCGAATACGGCGCCTCGCCCCGCGCCTCGATCTACATCACGATGGCGGCCAAGGCGCACGCCTTCTTGAGGCATCGGGGCTACGTTATCCCTGACGACATCAAGTCGATAGCGCCGGACATCCTGAGGCACCGGATCATCCTTACGTATGAGGCCGAGGCGCAGGAGAAGACCTCCGACGACATCGTGAAGACGATTCTGGACAGCATCGAGGTGCCGTAGAGGGGGTGGGAGACTGAATCGCTAGGGTAGGAGAAAGCCATGA contains:
- a CDS encoding choice-of-anchor D domain-containing protein; amino-acid sequence: MQAASTYRAIGQVQYPEWDGAAVVPERTYYDLEFEASALEFSVQKRGVSLGYIMVGGTRDFPPLIEYSNGRSPVDLGVARGFLPHEALKSVDAGGSWLPVYVGGFDYFEIALEAPSDMVDLSRGRLVELNAIQQFSDDFGARLRLVSGTFARMWDAALSGKAVKSENDYNVLPEAEGYTWYRGCGPTSGTMVLGYYGNAGYRDLHYEAESFVWQGPGTFTPYIPRTLADMVADICGVPESGGITEDYGVYTEQLAGAIVRVAQAHGYKGFHCYIYQDERDYSIYKDKIDEGDPSVFAITKMDPGAYDQHAIMGCGYNYTNPEAGHLAVVYDTWVTKQRTAAQEYFITYKLLTVYSPLVAEQDLDLSAESYDFGDVNLGCTRDWVLRVSNIGALPLLVNQLTCDKPSFYVTTPSFPRTIPAGENLFVNIRFKPISSGLVSGTMTVETNDPDPNEEFCKVALKGRGVRNNAPVVKCAGFVGEHLSPGESGYVAVQAEVYDADGASDITSVLAFVSTFEQGQISSLALFDDGQHNDNGDGDGLYGNQFYVDSAPAGVYVFEIMAEDAQSASSNVWPYMRIDGPPALSANAVLWGVYPGMGASGDPMSSVIIRAGFDTTSITQEGGGSLVCIADVDDFLDSSSIDRVELRFMGGSVLALHDDGQGDDEVAGDMRYTGSMVLTPGYPAGDYLLSIVAINDAGRESVPFPFYVVR
- a CDS encoding right-handed parallel beta-helix repeat-containing protein, with the protein product MKGLFGPVWMCWLLLSLSAFGVYAAEYHVNWDGTGDFTRIQDAIDAAVDGDTIVVDPGTYYENVRFDGKNIALRSLDPQDEQVVASTIIDGRWASSVVTFAGTEDETCVLSGFTITRGNSASGYGGGILGGDTWPDPAYTRAEISNCTISGNSYGGLTACNGPISNCTISANSGAYAGGLYDCDGTISNCTISGNPAGGLEYCDGTITNCIVWGNEADYAGGGLYDCDGTISNCTISGNTAKWAGGGLIYCDGTITNCTISANSAAGCGGGLCYCYGTITNCIVWGNEAPEGPELFDCDAAITYSCIRGWTGGGEGNISEDPLFATGPLGDYYLSCREAGQAADSPCIDAGSDTAETLGLDKFTTRTDGVPDTGIVDMGYHYLLTFDQNPQIECSLNSSQFAPGDALVGFIEAHNPGPDVSVDAYVAFVLPDGAIMSLTSGGLAIGRYPWISNVVLPSGFDFGPTEVLQITVPKSPGGYLFAAALAPPGQIEFIGEPSLFPFTITD
- a CDS encoding AAA family ATPase; protein product: MDVLIKELHERVKQESAFVDDILGEIRKVIVGQELIINRLLIGLLADGHILLEGVPGLAKTLSVKSLAGTISAGFQRIQFTPDLLPADLIGTMVYNQKSGEFAPHKGPIFSNIILADEINRAPAKVQSALLEAMQERQVTISKETYLLEEPFLVLATQNPIEQEGTYPLPEAQVDRFMLKVLITYPSKQEERAIVDLMTTGEKPSVRPVVEPRQILEARKLVNEIYMEDKLKDYIVEIVFATRFPGRYGLHDLTSLIEYGASPRASIYITMAAKAHAFLRHRGYVIPDDIKSIAPDILRHRIILTYEAEAQEKTSDDIVKTILDSIEVP